DNA from Denticeps clupeoides chromosome 7, fDenClu1.1, whole genome shotgun sequence:
CTGCGGAATACTTGGAAATCCAACATTTGGATCAAAGGAGTTTGGTCATGGTCAGCATGACCTTGTTTGATTTATGACCTAGAAATTATGCAGAATTTTAATTAGTCTCTCTTGGAACTACTTCCCATTTTTTTTGCCCTTCCAATCACAAATGCTCATCTTTgtcatggaataaaaaaaaatgttacaaaaacaacacatacaaaaaaaaaaacatttaaattcttATTTAATCTGGCTTAATGGCAATGTCTGGGACATACACCTAAGCACACCTCCGCGCTCTTGACAATTTTTGTGCCAGTTTCATTTTCTCTTCGGTCCTCTGCCCCTTTTTAACAACCACACAGGAGAAATCAGACTGCTTATCCTCTTTTCGAGCTCAGTGTCTGATGTTCAGCTTTTAacttattttcttcttttctaaatgtttttgttaACTCAACAAAACTCAATAAAGAATTATAACGGTTACTATGGTGATGGATTTAATAAACTACTGATCGCAACTGAATCAAAATTTTAATCCTATAATTGCCAGGTCAAATGACAATACATGTTTTTTCAGTACATTTCAAATTGTAACATGCCCAGAAGCTAAACCCTCCTTTTTTCCACAGTAcattttaatatgcaaatgtaattaCTGGACGATATCCATTATTCCAGCACTTCCCCCATCTGCATGGACGATGTTGAGATTATGCATTAACTCAGCCTCACCTCTTTTAATTACTCCCGGCATGGCGGCGGTCTCACATGGCTATTTAAAAGCTGCCTTCGGTGGCTTTCCTTGTCCTCTGTCTCCTCGCCATGTTACCTTTTATACATGCCTAAATTAATCTGTGTCATAATCTGCGTTTAATGTCATCTCCAACACATGCAGGTACTTGTATATATAACAGACTGGTTATGGAAGTGCAATGTGAGAACATCATGGGTGGCATAGTGGGAAAGTTACACCCCTGAAGAACATAACCAGTCGCTTCAttactttattcatttacataGATATGATGTGATCATAGATATTGGTCTACGTTTCACAAAACATAGTTTATTACAAAATCAGTATGCTTTGAAGTTACTGCAGTGGATATTTGTCTTGAGAGATGACAATTTGCTAAGGCTGAGGTATGCGTGGTCTGTCTTGGGCCTTGGCGGTAGCAGCAGGACAGTTTGTTTGACTGCACCACATCATAGGGCCAGAATCCGGCAGGTCAGgcacagaaaaacagaacatcCCCGTCCTCATGACGTCAGCCGCTCCCAACCCTGAACCCGTCTTCGGGGCTCCCAGCTGCTCTGTCCCCGGTTGGGCAACCtattgtgtgtttatgtctcCATGTCTCTGTGCCCAGACGGAGCCCGGGTCCTGTCTGGCCCATCTCTGGGGGTTCGTCGTGGGGGGGTGGGAGCCGCTCGGAACTGTTTTTTAATGGACTGTTGGTCCTCGTTGCGCTACCGCTTGGGCATCTTCCGTTTGTCCCCCCCTGCGTGTTGGTGTCACTTGGTGTCAGCTCCCCGGGCTGTTCCCAGCgtattcccattttattacttttacatttcagCCACAAGGGCGCACAACCCATTTCCAAACCCGGCGACGCATCATTTCTTCCCAGACATGAATATGCATGGTCACATTTGTGCGTGTTTATTCCAAAAGTTGACATCTTCACCTATTTCTCCTCACGGTATTTCAATAATTCTCAGAGGGTATTTCCCAGGCTGGACGGCCGCAGCTGGGAAAACAGCCGATGCTCCGGGCTCCTGTTCTTCCCAGGCCGCGCTGCACCCGACACCAACACGGCCCGGTCCAAACAGCAGCCAGACGGCAACCGTCATGGCCAGGTCCACTTCGGCCTGCCCAATTATTGCTGGCTCGTGTAAGAGGCTTCCTGGAACGGTTTCATTAAAAGCGACAACCGCGGTGCGATAAGGCTGCTAATACGACTGCTGAAGCGACGCGCTGTCTAATTCACGGGTGTTCGGCGGTCCGTAGAAAGAATGCAGCCTTACAGCAACAGCGGAGAGAACTACCTTTGCTGGCGTGTTAATATTTATGTCACCCAAGGCACGCTCTTTAATCATGTTGTAAtgaacagagtttaaaatgggacgAGTACAAATGCCATGAaagatttcgtttttttttttttctgtttaatctATTAATTCATGGAAATCGTGAAGACGCATTTGACTTTTTACAGGCGGACGGGTCCCAGGCTTACTCATAGCGCTGCGCTGAGAGAGCACAGTCCAGACTCTCATCAGGTTTCCGCTCCCTATACGCCACCAGCAAGGATCCTACAGTCTCACCGCAAAGGGCGAGCGAATGGGAACCCGCTAAAGTAACAATAACAGCCTGCACACCTGTAGACTGTGTCTACACAAGGCAGCATTCAGGAGATCAGGTTTGGGACCACTGAGCACAGCTAATAGGCCTGATAAGAAGGACATTTGTTCATGACAACCTGCACTTTCTGGTACTGTGGTATGGTAAGCAGTTTAGCTTTTGTCTTGAGCCCCATGTGTtgttactctctctctctctctctctctctctagagagagagagagagagagagagagagagagtggtgagTGTTATATAAAGCCGAGGACACCAGAGGGTTTTTCTCCGAACGCAGGGAGGCCTGTGTTACAGATCACCACCCACAGTTTTAAGGTCGGATCGTACATTAACGTTGCCGGGGGCATCATGCGGGTTCGAAATTGATTATTCACTCTCCTCGTGTCCTTTGTTAGCTTGCCGCTGAACTGTACATTTCCAGGTAGCGGTGTTTGGCGCTTGCTGAACTCCCCGTCCATGCGCTTTAACCAGCGGCTACGTCTTCTGCTGCACAACTCTTCCTAGGAGCAGAGGGTCCGATTGTCTGAGACGAATTACAGTAAAAACAAGGCATTCAGAGTTATTGATATTAAATACATTATGCATTATAAAAACACCCTTGAGCTACATATGGGAATTTGTGTTGCCCGCATACAGGAGCCATCTCGGCAGTCCCAGCAGACCCCTAATAGACGTTGGTTTATTTGAACTTGTAAAGGACCCTGTGGGAATCTGTATGGCCTTTAAAACATCATGGGCAACAGCCAGACCTGAGGTCTCTATTATCTGGTGGTTTCCGTGGACGTACAAGGGCCTGTTAATTAGAGGGTTCGTCCTCCACGGCATGGCCCTAATAATATTCATGAATGTCAGATTAACAGACAGTGCAATAACACTGCAAGCTGTTCACCTTAATGGCTttataaacagaaacaaatacCCAGGAGAAGAGGCTCATGGGAATCTGCCCCTATGAAATTCCCCATTTCAAAAATGTCCAATTTCAAAGCAAAAGCTTTCAAAGCAAAAACTCTGCAAGAGTCAAgatttgtgttttctgtgttgcaCTAGAAATCACTTGAATGCAGTCTGTACTTTATAAACTACATATTCTCTGATTCACACTCAGACTGATCTCTTAATGAAcgctggaggagaagagggaggaagagggtgGAGCGGGTGTAAAATTTCAGTCTGGTGTAAaaccatgtaaaataaatcGCTGCGCTCCTTATGTCACACGGCCACATTGAACATTCAGCTCagagtaaatacatttatgaagGCGCTATGTTCTGCGGCTCCACTTAAATATAATTCGgaggtgcagagagagagaaagagagagagagagagcgagagagagcgagagagagagagctcaaAGCAGAATTGGGTAAACAGCAGTGATGGACACGGCAGAGGTGAATAATGTGTTTACACCCTGTCATCTCCTCCGCTTGCCACCTGgacccccccaccaaaaaaaaaaaaaaaaaaaaaaaaaaccccaaccataaataaataaataaataaataagatttgGCTGAAATTCCGGAATGTTTCTGGCTGAACAGAGAACCTCAGCAACATCACATAATGACGTGGGGGATTGAAGGTTGCTACAGAGTTTACtgcaatgtaaatgtactacaaaatattaaactttattttttttaaataaagctcTATTTTGGACTATTTTAATGTATGGATGACCTCACAAAACAACCACCGACAGGAATGTACAGGTAAGGACAGTGCCAGCGCAAAAATAATGACAACAGGCTTTAGTCAAAGCTGTGTGGAAATCACCACAAAAAAGTccctttattgttatttttggtttgtttttgtgtgtttggggacAAACCATAGGTTTGAGGAGATTGTCTCGATGGCACCTGTGGTTTGACCACAGTATCGTTCAGGTCCCTTTTCTTGTCcactttgtgtccctgaataaTCCCTGCTGAGTTGCAGAACGTGTTCCTGCTTCATATCAAGTCTcaggcttcttcttctttgcaTCTACTCTTGAGTTCATGCTACCAAGCAGAGCTGATCTCGGGAAGCCTTGAGGGATCTCAGAAGCCCCAATTAAATCTGACCACAGTTTCTGGCGGGAGGCGAGTTTCCATTATCGGCTTAAGACGATTAAACCTCGGACACATCGGCGTTCCTCACAGGGATGTGCAAATCCAGGGTGTGATGGCAGAAGCGGTAGACCACCGACCAGCTGGCCTTCTGCTTGATGAAGAGCCGCAGTTTGTCCCTGAAGGTCTCCCCCAGGAAGCTGTAGATGATGGGGTTGAGGCAGCTGTTGGAGAAAGCCGCAAGGTTGACAATGTGGCCGGTGAGCGGGTAGTCGTGCCACAGGGTGGTGGCGCTCCGCTGCGAGGGGTCAGCCGTCCCCTGCAGCAGCTGGATGCTGATGAAGACGTTCTCGGGCAGCCAGCAGATGAAGAAGACgagcaccaccaccacaatCATGCGCAGGGCTTTCTGCCGGCGAGGCCACAGGCCCCGGTGCTTCTGCGCCCTCATGAGGATGCGAACGATCAGCGAGTAGAACAAGCCGATGACCGAGAAGGGCACCAGGAACCCGATGGTCACCTCCAGCCACTGGATCTCAAAGACATTTGCGAAGCAGAAGTGCACCTCACCCCTGTGCTGCGTCTGGACGATGGTGAACGGAAGCAGCGTGGCCAAGATGGATGCCATCCAGATGAGGCTGCAGCTGAGCTTGGCGTGCTGCATGGTGCGCAGGGGGCTGCTGCTCACGGTGTTGGCCAGGGCCACATAGCGGTCGAAGCTCATCCAGGTCAAGAAGAAGATGCTGCTGTACATGTTGACCTGCAGGAACAGCGACATGAAGGTGCATAGGATGGCGATGTCGTAGTACTTCTCGTTCAGGTTGAAGACCTCGATAAGCGAGTCGGCCACCAGGATGAGGTCCGCCACCGCCAGGTTGACGAAGTACAGGTCCGGGATGGTCATCTTTTCCCTGTGGTTGAGGTTCACCACCAGGATGAGGATATTCCCGATGAAGCCGATGGGGAAGAGGAAGATGGTGTAGAGGCAGGAGAGAAAGAGGCTGATGATGTAAAACTGGTAGGTGTCGGAGCCCTCGCCTGAGGCGGTTGCGTTGTATCCCTGCGTCGCGTTCAGCTGCTCGGTGACGTTGATGTAAATCTGGATCAGACTGGTTGCCTGCTCTTCCATACTGGCTGAGTCTCCGAAAATGGCTGTCCTGGATTAAACGTCACATATTGCGCAGCAGTTACATACTTCATTGGCGTCACTGCTGGGCGTGTGGGGCAAAAAGGGTCTTTCATTGATGCCGCGTTTGCATTGGGACGGAGGCCTGTCCTCGCTCTCCGCACAGTCCGGGTTGGGGGCACTTGGCTGACATCAAGGCTGGCCCGCTGCAACGAGGCGCACCACCTCCATGGCTTCCAACATGGCCTCTTATCTGAAGTGGCAGCCTGGGCTTGTGTGGTCCATGGTGAGGCCAAGGTCCTTGTCCTCAGGAGCTctgcttccttttctttttttgcccaGTCTGATCTTCACACGTTTTAATTCCGGCGCTGGGTTGTCTCCTCCAGTCCACGTGCATGATTAATCTTCCCCCCACGGCAGCCACTGGTGCTATAGCTGTGACACCTGTGGGGGCAAAGTGAGACAACTCTATTAGCACCCTGTTAATGTGGAAAAATCCCAAATTCAAACTACTGTTCCTTTATTGCCACTTGATGCggtgcaaagaaaaaaatgtattaaaaagatatatatatatatatattattttggaCAATTTAAAGCAAGATTTTTTTACACCATGTAAGATAAAAAAGCATGACAAGAAAATGGCATGAGGACAAAGAAGGAACCCTGCAAACAGCCGTGGTCCCAGATTCTGATTTGGACATATAGCTCGCGCCATTAGGGCAGATTCCCCATCCCCTTTATTTTGCCGGCCTGCCCAACCAGCAGCCGCCCGAGTTAAAATGCAAGCCCTGGCCTTAAACAGATGCATTGAAGAGCTCTGTTGAAATCCTCTGTGATTATTTAAGGCCAAACCCAAAGGCTCCAAGCTGAACAAAGACATTAATACATATAGATGCCCAATTAGATCAAAATAAGACCTAAACAGATCTGCAGCTGTGCATTGGcatatcatttcatttcatctgaAATTAAAAAGTTCATTTTGCAATCATATTATAATTTTCTGTGTCATTATAATGTCATTATTGCGCAAACATCACTGCACATACATTACTGACATTGAAAACCCTTTAATGCTCTGGGGAACAAGACGATAGAGAGCTCTTTTATGCAATGGAATAATTACACGGAGGGCGATATTTATGGATATTTGACATGTGCTCTACTTGAGTTATGTCATCAGAAATTCAGTCCTTTTCAGTAATGAACTGCAATAGGGTTTAGGGAGGTGAAGCCCTGACCTTTTCAACCACACACATGATTCGACATGCCATTCAAGCCAGTAATGTGTAATACGCCATTTACACATAAGAACATGTCATCAATGAAACGAACTTCAAATGTTTATCCTTGACTTCACATTTTCTGTCTAACACTGTGTTTCCTGTTGAAAATTCTTTACATATTGTAACCTTTCAAGGAACAATCCAAACTTGGGAACACTTTCCCACTGAATTGGTTTGGCACGGTCTTGTTAGGGAGAAGTGCTGCCAACTTGCCCAGTGTAGTGTTCCATTTTAAGTGTGACCAAGACTGATGGCTGATCAGCAATCAGCTTGATAAAACAAGTTTGGAGGGGGACAGTAATTGTGGCTATTTTGTTTTAATagatacttttaaaaaaatcattcgtCTTTATCTTTTGCATGCCTGAGCATGATGACATGAGCATGATGGAAAGATGCTGAACCGATGTGAACGGCGTGAATTTATTTCGAGGAAGCCGGATGTTTTTCAAAAGTGCCAGTGTTGGAAATGTGATGTGCACGCACTGAGCATTCTGCATTTTCCTTTCTAAATAACCAAACAAACAGATGAGTccttgctctctctccctcacctCTAATATTTACTCAAGCTCACACAGAAATACCGCTTTCCAGTGTCTTTTCCCAAATAACACATCCAGGcagtttttatataataaaaatacatttacatgatCAGAAATACACAATTTagtctatatatatttaatatatgaaatataccTCCATTTGTGATTTAAAGCTCATGAATGGGGCATAAACCCTTTTACTTCATCACTCATATCTAGATCAATAAAACTCTGAGTGGGGTTCGTCCTGCTAATGCACAGGTGCACATGTGAAGCAGAGGATGGTCGAGCACGTAAAGATCAGCACATTCAGTGGAACGAGTCTATAATGTCCGAATCGACAACAATAATGCAAGTAAAAACTGCCGAAACAGTTCTGAGGCTTTTCATGAAAACAAGTTAATAGAACCAAACTCAGATGAGGCAGTGATAAAGTACACTGTGTACCGTAGGCTAAAGATGTCACAGCAGAatgtggagaaagagagagagacacttacTTCTTTTTCCCGGCTGCTGCCGCTGGGCTGCATCTACTGCTCTAGTGTGCGGGCGAGGGAAGCGCCTCAGATTTGTAATCCCAGTTTGCAGGAGGGGAGCTTGCCTCCCTGTTGCCACCTACAGGTCCGGCCGAGGACACGAGGGGGACCCAGAGCCGCTGTGCTCCACgcctcacctcctccacccgcAGTCCTTCTGACAGCTGCCTGCTGCACGTGTGACAACACCCGTCCCccagccgccaccaccacccctccctcttctcctccagcgTCCGTGCCTCCTGAGACGCTGACCTCCATGACACTGTGAGCACCTCCACATGT
Protein-coding regions in this window:
- the gper1 gene encoding G-protein coupled estrogen receptor 1, whose amino-acid sequence is MEEQATSLIQIYINVTEQLNATQGYNATASGEGSDTYQFYIISLFLSCLYTIFLFPIGFIGNILILVVNLNHREKMTIPDLYFVNLAVADLILVADSLIEVFNLNEKYYDIAILCTFMSLFLQVNMYSSIFFLTWMSFDRYVALANTVSSSPLRTMQHAKLSCSLIWMASILATLLPFTIVQTQHRGEVHFCFANVFEIQWLEVTIGFLVPFSVIGLFYSLIVRILMRAQKHRGLWPRRQKALRMIVVVVLVFFICWLPENVFISIQLLQGTADPSQRSATTLWHDYPLTGHIVNLAAFSNSCLNPIIYSFLGETFRDKLRLFIKQKASWSVVYRFCHHTLDLHIPVRNADVSEV